The sequence GTCGGAGGAGACACCAGGACCctcccagcagctccagctccagtTCTAGCCTCGGGAGCTTGCTCTTCCCAGGGACAGGAAGGAGATGTGCTGTGTGCGGGGGTGCTGGGGGTTCCCTGGATCCAGCAGATGCCCTAAGGAGGGCCActgcccacccccagcctctACGGGGTTTCTTGGAAAGTCTGCATTGGAGAAGTGCCGCGGGGAAGGCTggcagagggtggggagggaatGTCTGCCAGGGctagctggggagggaggaggggaatcCGGTCTTGCCCCCCAGGGATGGGAGTGACATGTCCCCTGAGCTCCAGGCCAGTCCTCAGCAGGCCTGGGAGCTGGGCGCTGCTGCTTCCGGTCTGACTGTGTCCTTGTCCCTGACCCCCTGGCCCAcctgcccacccctccccacacagATATCCGTGACCCTGGGAAGAAGCCTGTGATGCTGTTTCTCCATGGCGGCTCCTACATGGAGGGGACCGGAAACATGTTCGATGGCTCAGTCCTGGCTGCCTATGGCAACGTCATTGTAGCCACGCTCAACTACCGTCTTGGGGTGCTCGGTGAGGGTGGGCAGCCAACTCTGGGGCTCGGGGGAGTCtgggaggtgggcctggtgggcaGGGTTCCTCCACATCCAGCAGAATGGCTTCTGGGCTGGACTGAGCTGCCCAGAAAGGGGGCAGGGGCGCTGTGACACCTCCAGGGAGCCCTCTTCTTCTCTACTCCCAGGTTTTCTCAGCACCGGGGACCAGGCTGCAAAAGGCAACTATGGGCTCCTGGACCAGATCCAGGCCCTGCGCTGGCTCAGTGAAAACATCGCCCACTTTGGGGGCGACCCCGAGCGTATCACCATCTTTGGTTCCGGGGCAGGGGCCTCCTGCGTCAACCTTCTGATCCTCTCCCACCATTCAGAAGGTACCAGCAGTGTCCCAGCCTGTTCCACCCTTCCCAACCCTGCCAACTCCCCCCTCTCCTTCAGGCCGGTACTCACAGCCTGGCCTGAGGTCTGCCTGTCCCGCCAGGGCTGTTCCAGAAGGCCATCGCCCAGAGTGGCACCGCCATTTCCAGCTGGTCTGTCAACTACCAGCCGCTCAAGTACACGCGGCTGCTGGCAGCCAAGGTGGGCTGTGACCGAGAGGACAGCGCTGAAGCTGTGGAGTGTCTGCGCCGGAAGCCCTCCCGGGAGCTGGTGGACCAGGACGTGCAGCCTGCCCGGTATGGGGTGGGAGAGGGCTGGGTCCAGGCCTTCAAGGttccaaggaggctgaggtgagaggtgCCTGTGGGCATACCATTTGGCAAGGAGGGATGGGCTTCTGGCCCCCAGTAAGTGGCCTCCTCTTGCAAGCCTTCCTTCAGTGGAGGTGCTCAATCAGAGCAGGTGAGCACAGGGTGCCATGAAGTGCTTTGGGATGACTTCCAGAGAGGCCAGATCTCCCAAAGGACCCACTGGAGGATTTCAAGTAGGGAAGAAGGGTCTTGCAGGTAGAGGGAAGCATCTGCGTGTGGGCTTAGCAGGCCACAGGCCAAGAGGAGGCCAGTGAGCAGGTGGTGAGACCCTGACCCCTTCTCCCCAGCTACCACATCGCCTTTGGGCCCGTGGTGGATGGCGACGTGGTCCCCGATGACCCTGAGATCCTCATGCAGCAGGGAGAATTCCTCAACTACGACATGCTCATCGGCGTCAACCAGGGAGAGGGCCTCAAGTTCGTGGAGGACTCTGCAGAGAGCGAGGACGGTGTGTCTGCCAGCGCCTTTGACTTCACTGTCTCCAACTTTGTGGACAACCTGTATGGCTACCCGGAAGGCAAGGATGTGCTTCGGGAGACCATCAAGTTTATGTACACAGACTGGGCCGACCGGGACAATGGCGAAATGCGCCGCAAAACCCTGCTGGCGCTCTTTACTGACCACCAATGGGTGGCACCAGCTGTGGCCACTGCCAAGCTGCACGCCGACTACCAGTCTCCCGTCTACTTTTACACCTTCTACCACCACTGCCAGGCGGAGGGCCGGCCTGAGTGGGCAGATGCGGCGCACGGGGATGAACTGCCCTATGTCTTTGGCGTGCCCATGGTGGGTGCCACCGACCTCTTCCCCTGTAACTTCTCCAAGAATGACGTCATGCTCAGTGCCGTGGTCATGACCTACTGGACCAACTTCGCCAAGACTGGGTGAGGGCCAGAGGGGCTGGGCGGGGCTGGGCGGGGCCCTCCCTCCTTCACATGGCCGCCGTTCCTCTGTTAAGGCACTCACTCTGGCCTGCCCTCTTGCTCGAGTGAAACCAACCCAGACACCTCTGTGCCAGGCACGGAGTTGAGCGTTGGAGACTCAGCAGTATCAGACAGAGAAGCCGCTGTCCTTTCTGGGGAGTTGGGGGCCCACTCAGTGGCTTTGGCTTGGcgtctgtctctccctcctccttgccTGATCCCCCCTGCCCGACCCCCCTAGGGCTCTGCATCTCTGGCTGACTGCTcaggtgtgtgtgtctgagtgtgtgtaaGAGTTTGTGTGTCTCtacttctgtctctgtctctctgaaaaTCCACTGACAGCTCTCCACCTCCCTCTGCTGCTCTCTTTTGTCTGCTTACTTTTCGCTTTCTCTGGCTGCCGGCTGATTTCAGCCTGGCTGTGTATCTGTCTCTGGCTGTCCCTCCCGTGTCTTTGACCCTGTCTGTGTTTCATTCAGGCTCAGCTTCTGCTTCTCCCTGGCTATCTCTGTGTGTGTCCCTGCCCCTCTGCCCGCATTTCTGGCTGTCTCTGCCAGTCTGTCTCCATCCCTATTTGCCTATTTGCCTGAAGAGACAGGCAGTTTCTCTGTCTCTTCATATCCATCtgtgtctctctgcctctgtgactTTTTCTCTGGCTTTCTTGCTGTCCCCCTGTCTCTCTgcatctctgtctgtctccctgcCCACTGCCATCCACCCTCCTTCAGAGCCTTGCCCTCACTCCTCCTTTCCCTGCCCTCCTGTGCCCACAGGGACCCCAACCAGCCGGTGCCGCAGGATACCAAGTTCATCCACACCAAGCCCAATCGCTTCGAGGAGGTGGTGTGGAGCAAATTCAACAGCAAGGAGAAGCAGTATCTGCACATAGGCCTGAAGCCACGCGTGCGTGACAACTACCGCGCCAACAAGGTGGCCTTCTGGCTGGAGCTCGTGCCCCACCTGCACAACCTGCACACGGAGCTCTTCACCACCACCACGCGCCTGCCTCCCTACGCCACGCGCTGGCCGCCTCGTCCCCCCGCTGGCGCCCCGGGCACACGCCGGCCCCCGCCGCCTGCCACCCTGCCTCCCGAGCCCGAGCCCGAGCCCGGCCCAAGGGCCTATGACCGCTTCCCCGGGGACTCACGGGACTACTCCACGGAGCTGAGCGTCACCGTGGCCGTGGGtgcctccctcctcttcctcaacATCCTGGCCTTTGCTGCCCTCTACTACAAGCGGGACCGGC comes from Homo sapiens chromosome 17, GRCh38.p14 Primary Assembly and encodes:
- the NLGN2 gene encoding neuroligin-2 isoform X1, which translates into the protein MWLLALCLVGLAGAQRGGGGPGGGAPGGPGLGLGSLGEERFPVVNTAYGRVRGVRRELNNEILGPVVQFLGVPYATPPLGARRFQPPEAPASWPGVRNATTLPPACPQNLHGALPAIMLPVWFTDNLEAAATYVQNQSEDCLYLNLYVPTEDGPLTKKRDEATLNPPDTDIRDPGKKPVMLFLHGGSYMEGTGNMFDGSVLAAYGNVIVATLNYRLGVLGFLSTGDQAAKGNYGLLDQIQALRWLSENIAHFGGDPERITIFGSGAGASCVNLLILSHHSEGLFQKAIAQSGTAISSWSVNYQPLKYTRLLAAKVGCDREDSAEAVECLRRKPSRELVDQDVQPARYHIAFGPVVDGDVVPDDPEILMQQGEFLNYDMLIGVNQGEGLKFVEDSAESEDGVSASAFDFTVSNFVDNLYGYPEGKDVLRETIKFMYTDWADRDNGEMRRKTLLALFTDHQWVAPAVATAKLHADYQSPVYFYTFYHHCQAEGRPEWADAAHGDELPYVFGVPMVGATDLFPCNFSKNDVMLSAVVMTYWTNFAKTGDPNQPVPQDTKFIHTKPNRFEEVVWSKFNSKEKQYLHIGLKPRVRDNYRANKVAFWLELVPHLHNLHTELFTTTTRLPPYATRWPPRPPAGAPGTRRPPPPATLPPEPEPEPGPRAYDRFPGDSRDYSTELSVTVAVGASLLFLNILAFAALYYKRDRRQELRCRRLSPPGGSGSGVPGGGPLLPAAGRELPPEEELVSLQLKRGGGVGADPAEALRPACPPDYTLALRRAPDDVPLLAPGALTLLPSGLGPPPPPPPPSLHPFGPFPPPPPTATSHNNTLPHPHSTTRV
- the NLGN2 gene encoding neuroligin-2 isoform X3; its protein translation is MLFLHGGSYMEGTGNMFDGSVLAAYGNVIVATLNYRLGVLGFLSTGDQAAKGNYGLLDQIQALRWLSENIAHFGGDPERITIFGSGAGASCVNLLILSHHSEGLFQKAIAQSGTAISSWSVNYQPLKYTRLLAAKVGCDREDSAEAVECLRRKPSRELVDQDVQPARYHIAFGPVVDGDVVPDDPEILMQQGEFLNYDMLIGVNQGEGLKFVEDSAESEDGVSASAFDFTVSNFVDNLYGYPEGKDVLRETIKFMYTDWADRDNGEMRRKTLLALFTDHQWVAPAVATAKLHADYQSPVYFYTFYHHCQAEGRPEWADAAHGDELPYVFGVPMVGATDLFPCNFSKNDVMLSAVVMTYWTNFAKTGDPNQPVPQDTKFIHTKPNRFEEVVWSKFNSKEKQYLHIGLKPRVRDNYRANKVAFWLELVPHLHNLHTELFTTTTRLPPYATRWPPRPPAGAPGTRRPPPPATLPPEPEPEPGPRAYDRFPGDSRDYSTELSVTVAVGASLLFLNILAFAALYYKRDRRQELRCRRLSPPGGSGSGVPGGGPLLPAAGRELPPEEELVSLQLKRGGGVGADPAEALRPACPPDYTLALRRAPDDVPLLAPGALTLLPSGLGPPPPPPPPSLHPFGPFPPPPPTATSHNNTLPHPHSTTRV
- the NLGN2 gene encoding neuroligin-2 isoform X2, with translation MWLLALCLVGLAGAQRGGGGPGGGAPGGPGLGLGSLGEERFPVVNTAYGRVRGVRRELNNEILGPVVQFLGVPYATPPLGARRFQPPEAPASWPGVRNATTLPPACPQNLHGALPAIMLPVWFTDNLEAAATYVQNQSEDCLYLNLYVPTEDDIRDPGKKPVMLFLHGGSYMEGTGNMFDGSVLAAYGNVIVATLNYRLGVLGFLSTGDQAAKGNYGLLDQIQALRWLSENIAHFGGDPERITIFGSGAGASCVNLLILSHHSEGLFQKAIAQSGTAISSWSVNYQPLKYTRLLAAKVGCDREDSAEAVECLRRKPSRELVDQDVQPARYHIAFGPVVDGDVVPDDPEILMQQGEFLNYDMLIGVNQGEGLKFVEDSAESEDGVSASAFDFTVSNFVDNLYGYPEGKDVLRETIKFMYTDWADRDNGEMRRKTLLALFTDHQWVAPAVATAKLHADYQSPVYFYTFYHHCQAEGRPEWADAAHGDELPYVFGVPMVGATDLFPCNFSKNDVMLSAVVMTYWTNFAKTGDPNQPVPQDTKFIHTKPNRFEEVVWSKFNSKEKQYLHIGLKPRVRDNYRANKVAFWLELVPHLHNLHTELFTTTTRLPPYATRWPPRPPAGAPGTRRPPPPATLPPEPEPEPGPRAYDRFPGDSRDYSTELSVTVAVGASLLFLNILAFAALYYKRDRRQELRCRRLSPPGGSGSGVPGGGPLLPAAGRELPPEEELVSLQLKRGGGVGADPAEALRPACPPDYTLALRRAPDDVPLLAPGALTLLPSGLGPPPPPPPPSLHPFGPFPPPPPTATSHNNTLPHPHSTTRV